The genomic region TGGAAGTCAATCTCATGCAGCCCATCGCCATGGACCGGGAACTGCGCTTCGCCATACGCGAAGGCGGAAGAACCGTCGGCGCGGGCGTCGTCACCGAAGTCATCGAGTAGTACGGCAGGTATAGACAGGACCCCGGACGGAGCGGCCGAAGCGCCGCCCCCCGACTGGTCCGGATGAACTTGACATAGAAGACGCGCATAACCGCAGGCCGGCGACGCGAACTGAGCGGAAAACACGGTTCCGGCCTGCCTTTTTATGCGGTACGCACATGCGCGCAGGCACGCGAGGGAGTACGGCCCGGGCCGGCGCAACCGCACGAAGCAGGGATCATGTACGAACGAACGGTGGACTTTCTGAGGGAAGTGAGGACGGAGCTCTCCAAGGTGAGCTGGCCGAGCCGGAACGAACTGATCGGCTCGACGACCGTGGTCATAATCATCACGCTCATCCTGGCCGCCTTCACCGGCGTGATCGACTTCATCCTGTCCATCATACTGAGCCGTCTGCTCGGGGCCTGACGCGTAGCGACCCATGATGAGGTGATCAATGGACAAGCGCTGGTACGTGATTCATACCTACTCGGGTCACGAGAACAAGGTGAAGACCCACCTGGAGAAACTCAAGGTCCGGGAAGGGTTGGAAGAGAAGATCGGCGAGATCCTCATCCCTACCGAAGAAATCGTAGAGATGAAGCAGGGGAAGAAAACTTCTACCATACGGAAGCTTTTCCCGAGCTACGTCCTCGTGGAAATGGAGATGGACCGTGATTCCTGGCACCTGGTGACCAACGCGCCGGGCGTTACCCATTTCGTCGGGAGCGGGCCC from Gemmatimonadota bacterium harbors:
- a CDS encoding elongation factor Tu → EVNLMQPIAMDRELRFAIREGGRTVGAGVVTEVIE
- the secE gene encoding preprotein translocase subunit SecE, with product MYERTVDFLREVRTELSKVSWPSRNELIGSTTVVIIITLILAAFTGVIDFILSIILSRLLGA
- the nusG gene encoding transcription termination/antitermination factor NusG, giving the protein MDKRWYVIHTYSGHENKVKTHLEKLKVREGLEEKIGEILIPTEEIVEMKQGKKTSTIRKLFPSYVLVEMEMDRDSWHLVTNAPGVTHFVGSGPRPQPLRESELNRILHRDEPSKEKGEGVEIPYRTGDQVKVTDGPFTDFTGVVEAIHPDRQKLKVMVSIFGRATPVELDFLQVSHVT